The Streptomyces sp. NBC_01363 region TCGGGGTGGAGGCCATCCACGCCCATGCCACCGGGCTCGCGGCCCGCCTGCGGGCGGGGCTGGCCGGGCTGGGGCACGAGACGGTGCCGGGGGAGTCGGTGATCGTGGCCGTGCCCGGACTGGGCGGGCGGGAGCCGGAGCTCGCGCGGGCCGGGGTGGTGGTCTCGAACCGGGCGGGGAGTCTGCGCGCGGCCTTCCACCTGTACAACACGGAGGCCGATGTGGACCGGGTCCTGGACGTGCTCTCCGGCTGACGCCGACTGCCGGGGGATCAGTGGAGCTCGGGGCAGTCCCCGGACCTCCGGCCGGTCGCGACGGCGGCTACGACGAATCGCGGTGCACCGGCTCGGAGGGGAGTATCACCGGGGCCGGGTCCTTCCTCACCGATCCGGGCCGGCCGCATCCCGTACCGTCCTGGCGCCGATCCGTTCCCACGGCTGCCGGATCGTCGTCGGGCCGCCGCGCGGTATCGCCTCCGAGCGAGCCCCGACCGCACGCACCTTCGACCGCGCGGTGTTACAAAGGGCAATGGGGCCATTCGTTTCGGCCGATTCCGGAGCGCACAGATGCGGTCACTCACGGGCAGGCATCCCCGGAGCCTCGCAGGCCAGGTCTTCGCCCTGCAGGTGGCTGTGGTGGTGCTCCTCGTGGCCGCTTCGGTGCTGGCGCTCGTAGTGCAGGCCCGGTACAACAGCAGTACGGAGGCGAGAAACCGCTCCGTCGCCGTCGCGCAGACATTCGCTCACTCACCGGGCATCCTGACCGCGCTGAAGGCTCCTGATCCTTCCAGGGTGCTCCAGCCGCTCACCGAGGCGGGGCGGAAGGCGGCCGGCGTCGACTTCATCGTGGTGATGGACACGAAAGGGATCCGCTACACGCACCCGCGGCCGGAGCTGATCGGGAAGAGGGCCGTCGCCACCCTCGCGCCGGCGCTGGCCGGCCACGTGTACACCGAGAGCGTCAACGGCCCGCTCGGCCGCGAGGTGCAGGCGATCGTCCCCGTCCACGATCACGCGCGGGTCGTGGCCCTGGTGATTGCCGGCATGAAGGTCAAGCACGTGACCGGCGTGGTGGCACGGCAGATGCCGATCATCCTCGGTGCGGGAGCGGTTGCGCTCGGAGTGGCCACGAGCGGGACGGCGCTGGTGGCCAGGCGGCTGCGGCGGCAGACCCACCGTCTGGGCCCTGCCGAGATGACTCGTATGTACGAGCATCACGACGCGGTGCTGCACGCCGTGCGTGAAGGCGTGCTCATTGTCGGCGAAGGCGGTCGGCTGCTGCTGGCAAACGACGAGGCCAGACGGCTGCTGGATCTGCCGCTCGACGCCGAGGGGCGACACATCCCGGACCTGTCCGGCCTTGATCCTGGCATGGTGGAGCTGCTGACCTCGGGGCGCGCGGCCACGGACGAAGTGCACCTCGCGGGGAGCCGACTGCTCGCGGTGAGCCAGCGGCCGACGGGCCGCCGCGGCGGCCCCCGGGGGACAGTCGCGACCTTGCGTGACTCCACAGAGCTGCGGGCGCTGTCCGGCAGGGCGGAGAAGGCCCGCGAGCGGCTGCGCCTGCTGTACGACGCCGGTCTCGGTATCGGTACCACCCTCGATGTGGTGCGCACGGCCGAGGAACTGACCAAGATCGCGGTCCCCCGGCTCGCCGACTTCGTCACCGTCGATCTGGCCGAACCGGTCCTCCACGGGGCCGAGCCGACCCATACGGACATGGACATGCGCCGCACCGCTGTACGCGGTATCCGGGACGACCATCCCCTGTACGAAGTCGGTCAGCTGATCAACTTTCTCCCCTCCACGCCACAGGCACGGGCCTTCGCCACCGGCCGGCCGGAGCTGGCGCCCGACCTGTCCGACGAACCCGGCTGGCTCTCCCAGGACCCGGAGCGGACGCGGACGATCGTCGATTACGGCATCCATTCGCTCATCACGGTGCCCCTCCAGGCGCGGGGCGTCATCCTGGGCATGGCCAACTTCTGGCGCTCCGAGAAGCCCCAGCCGTTCGAGGAGGACGACCTGTCCCTGGCCGAAGAACTGGTCGCCCGGGCGGCCGTCAGCATCGACAACGCCCGCCGCTACACCCGTGAGCACGCCATGGCCGTGACTCTGCAACGCAGCCTGCTCCCGCGGGCCCTGCCCGAACAGAGCGCGCTCGACGTCGCCCATCGCTACCTGCCCGCACTCTCCGGGGTGAGCGGCGACTGGTTCGACGTGATCCCGCTCCCGGGCAGTCGGGTGGCGCTGGTCGTCGGGGATGTCGTCGGCCACGGCCTGCACGCGGCCGCCACGATGGGACGGCTGCGCACGGCCGTGCACAACTTCTCCACACTCGACCTGCCGCCCGACGAGATCCTCAGCCATCTGGACGACCTGATCGGGCGCATCGACCAGGAGGAGGCGGAGTCCGGCGCCGACGCGGGGATCATCGGAGCCACTTGTGTGTACGCGATTTACGATCCCGTCTCCCGTCACTGCGCCATGGCACGGGCCGGGCATCCCCTGCCCGCACTGGTCCGGCCCGACGGCAGTGTGTCGTTCCCCGACCTGCCGGCCGGCCCGCCCCTGGGCCTGGGCGGTATGCCGTTCGAGACGGCGGAACTGGAGGTGGCGGAGGGCACGCAGTTCATCCTCTACACCGATGGGCTCATCGAGGACCGCACCCGGGACATCGACGTGGGGCTCGAGCTGCTGCGTGAGACCGTGGCGGGCCACCCCGACCGGTCGCCGGAGGAGAGCTGTCAGGCGGTGCTCGACGCGCTCCTGCCCAGTCGGCCGAAGGACGATGTGGCGCTGCTCATCGCCAGGACACGGGCGATCCCGCCCGACCGTGTCGCCGACTGGGACGTACCGTTCGATCCCGCCGCCGTGGCGGGGATGCGTGCTGTCGTGGCCGAGAAGCTCGACGACTGGGGTCTGTCCGAGCTCGCGTTCGCCACGGAACTGGTGCTCAGCGAGTTGATCACCAACGCCATCCGCTACGGCTCCGCGCCCGTCACCGTACGACTGCTGCACGACCGCACCCTGACCTGCGAGGTGGCCGACAGCAGCAGCACCTCGCCCCATCTGCGCTATGCCGCCGCGATGGACGAAGGAGGCCGCGGTCTCTTCCTCGTCGCCCGACTGGCCGAACGCTGGGGCACCCGTTACACCTCCCAGGGAAAGGTCATCTGGGCGGAGATGGCGCTGCCCCGGCCCGACGGGAGCGCGGACGGCACGGCGTGGCTGGACATCCTCGACGCGGAACTCTGACCGCTGGACCGGTAAGCCTTCGAGAAGAGCGCTTCCTCGACCATCCCGGCACGGTGGCCGGGACAGATTCGTCGTACGGCCGACGCCGACGGCCACGCGCTTTCGCGGACCGGCCGACGAGCTGACATCTGCGGCCCGCGCACGCCGCGTGAGCAGTCACTCCCTGTCCGTCCCCGGGTGCGGTCTTGTTCAGGAGTTCTGCCGGACCGTGGGCCGGGCGTCCGGAAAAAGGTTCCGTACGTCCTCCTGCAGGCTCATGATGTCGGTCATGGCCCAGAGGCCCCTGCCCGGAAGCGGATCGCCACCGTGCGGCGGGTGGGGCTGCTGCGCATCGACGGGCAGCACCTGGTGGGCGGGGTCGGGCCGGTAGGCCAGCCCCACGACGCCGAAGCGGGCACGCGCGTGCTCGGCGGCCGCGGCGCGGCCCGACAGCTGCGCCCAGGTGGGCGGCCGAGTGAACGTACCGGCACAGAACTCGATCACCGGGAACTCGTCGGCACCGTGCATCGCACGGACGTACGCCGCGTGGAAACGCCCGGAGAGCTCGAAGGAGATCACGTCACCGGCCTGCAGGAACGACAGCGTCCGGCGGGTGCGCGGCCGGCGCGTCAGCGGGACCGGCGCCGACTCCAGCAGCTTCTTGATCTCCGGGGACTGCCGCTCGAAGGCGTCGGAGAGCACCACCTGACGGTTGAGCTCGTCCACCGCCGCCAGGGCGCCGGCCGTGGTGCCGGGGTCCTGGAAGCCGTATTTGTGCAGCAGCGTGGCGAGCGCGACCCGGGTGACGTTCTTCGTCGCCGCGCCGATGTCCTCGGCGTCGAGCAGGCAGCGCCACCTCAGCAGGACCGGGGGGATCACGCCCCGCTCGATCTCGGCCCGCGACCGGCCCGGGTAGAGCATCTGATGCTTCACCCAGCGGGCGAGCTCCTCGTCCATCGCCCGGACGAGTCCCCGGGCGGCCAGCTTGTCCAGGATCTGTTGATGCTTCACGGCATCGATTCTGGCAGTTGCCACGACCGGCCGGCCGCCCGGACCCCGACTCGCGCTACTCCCGGCCGGACTCGTCCAGCGGCGCGCTGTGCCACTTCCACGAGGTGACGCGAGGGCGGCCGGGCAGCTCGGCGCGGCCGGTGGCCCAGCACAGCACGGCCCACCGGTCGGCGTCCTCGGGGGCGTCCGGGAACAACCGGGCCAGCACCCGGTCGCAGAGGCCGGCGGGCGGCGTCCAGGCGACACCCAGGCTCGCGGCGAGATCGTGCGTGTGCACCAGGGTCTCCACGATCCCCATCGCGGCGAAGCCCTCCGGGTCGGACACCCCGTAGGAGTGGTACGAGCGGAGTTCGGGCGAGGCCGTCCGTACCATCGCGGCGAGCAGTGCGCCGCTCGCCTCCAGCGTCCGGAGCAGCCCGGCGGGTCCGGCCGACCGGTCCGCGAAGACCGCGTTCCACGGACCGCCCTCGCGCTCGGGGCTCCAGCGGTACGGGACGTACGCGTCCAGCGCCGGCCGCTGCGGGCCCAGCTGGGTCGCGTAGGAGAAGAGGTCGTCGCTCAGGTGCTCCGCGGTCTCCCAGCAGCTCCACTCCAACGACCCTGCCGGGACGTCCCAGTTCTCCACCGGGGACTCCTGGAGCGCGGCGACCGCGAGCCGTACCGCGGTGGTGACGTCGTCCGCCGTGACCGGCAGCCGGGTCCCGGTCAGGGCCGCCCGTTCCGCCGCACCGCACTCGACGCAGAACTCGTTCCCCTCGGGGTCGGCGAGTGTGGCCCAGCCCCGCCCGTCCGGCCTGCGGTGGTCGGCGACGAGGGTGGCGCCCAGGCCGAGCAGCCGCTCGACCTCCTCGTCCCTGGTCCGGTCCTGCGGCTGGATGTCCAGGTGGACACGGTTCTTGGCGCTCTTCGGCTCCGGCACCGAGATGAAGAGCAGCGCGGCACCGGGGGACTCGACGAGCGCCTCGGGATCACCGGGGGCGTCCCCGTCCGAGATCCGCGCGCCGAGCACTCCGGCCCAGAAACCGGCCAGCCCGTAGGCGTCGGCGCAGTCGATCGTGATGTGACGTACGAGTGAGGTCATGGGCCCCACTGTCTCCGGGCGGGGCCGTCGTGGTCCACCGGCTTTCGGCGGAGGCGCGCGGTGCGACACCGCCGCACCGCGCGCCCGGTCCCGATTCGGCCCGGCAGTTCCTCACCTCACCGGCGTGAAGTCCCGCGCCCCGATGAACTCCGGCCGCCGCGCCGGTGCCGAGAACGGCTCCCCGGCGGCGTTCTCCACGCTGTTGAAGACGATGAAGACATTGCTGCGGGGGTACGGAGTGATGTTGTCGCCCGAGCCGTGCATGCAGTTGCAGTCGAACCAGGTCGCCGAACCCGCCTTGCCCGTGAAGAGCTTGATGCCGTGCCGGTCGGCCATCTTCGTCAGCGCCTCGTCGGACGGGGTGCCGGCGTCCTGCATCTTCAGGGACTGCTTGTAGTTGTCCTTCGGTGTCTCGCCCGCACAGCCGAGGAACGACTTGTGCGAGCCAGGCATGATCATCAGCCCGCCGTTGGTGTCGTGGTTCTCGGTCAGCGCGATCGATACGGACACCGCCCGCATGTTCGGCAGACCGTCCTCGGCGTGCCAGGTCTCGAAGTCCGAGTGCCAGTAGAACCCCGAAGCACCGAAGCCCGGCTTGACGTTGATCCGGGACTGGTGGACGTACACGTCCGAGCCGAGGATCTGACGGGCCCGGCCCACCACCCGCTCGTCGCTCACCAGCCGGGCGAAGACCTCGCTGATCCGGTGGACCTCGAAGACCGACCGCACCTTCTGCGACTTCGGCTCGATGATCGAGCGCTCGTCGGCCCGGACCGCCGGGTCGGCGATCAGACGTTCCAGTTCGGTGTGGAGGACGGCCACCTCGTCGGCCGTGATCATCCCGTCCACGGAGAGGAAGCCGTCGCGTTCGAAGGCCTGGAGATCCTTCACGCCCACCGGCCCCGGGGCGCCGGGCGCGGACCAGATCACCGGGTCCTGACGGGGGGTTGTCATCTCGGCGGTGCCGCGTGTCGGGTAAAGGTCGGCGCGCACATCGGTGGTCATGGCTCAGCCCTCCTCGGTGAGCAGCGGGTAGACACCGTTCTCGTCGTGCTCCTCCCGCCCGGTGACCGGTGGGTTGAAGACACAGACGCAGCGGAAGTCGGTCTTCGGCCGCATGGTGTGGTGTTCATGGCCGTCCAGCAGATACATCGTGCCGGGGGTGATCCAGTGCTTCTCGCCGGTCTCGTCGTCGGTGAGCTCGGCCTCGCCCTCGACGCACAGGACGGCCTCGATGTGGTTCGCGTACCACATCGAGGTCTCGGTGCCCGCGTACATCGTTGTCTCGTGGAGCGAGAAGCCCACCTTCTCCTGCGCGAGCACGATGCGCTTGCTCTCCCAGGTGCCGGAAGCGGCCTTCACATGCCGGTCGGTGTTCTCTATGTCACGGAACGATCGGACGATCACGGTGGGTCGGTGCCTTTCTCTCTGCAGCGGTGTTTCTCGTCGGACCCGCGTCGGGCGGGCCCGGGATCAGGCGGTGTCGCGGACCGCGCGGGCCAGCGTGCGCAGCCCCTCGTCCAGCTCCTCGGGGGTGACGGTCAGCGGCGGCAGCAGCTTCACGACCTCGCTCCTCGGGCCGGAGGTCTCGACCAGGAGGCCCAGCTCGAAGGCACGGGCGCAGATCGCGGCGGCGCGCGACGCGTCGGTGAACTCCATGCCCCACACCAGGCCGCGGCCCCGGAACCGCGCACCGAGCCGGGTGTGTTCGTCGCAGATCGCGAGCAGCGTCTGCTCGACCTGCTCGCCCCGGGCCAGGGTCTGCTTCTCCATCTGACCGTCCGCCCAGTAGGCGTCCAGCGCGGCGGTGGCCGTGACGAACGCCGGGTTGTTGCCGCGGAAGGTGCCGTTGTGCTCGCCCGGTCCCCAGATGTCCAGCTCCGGGTTGAACAGGCAGAGCGACATCGGCAGGCCGTAGCCGCTGATGGACTTCGACAGGGTGACGATGTCGGGGGTGATGCCGGCCTCCTCGAAGGAGAAGAACGCCCCGGTACGTCCGCAACCCATCTGGATGTCGTCGACGATCAGGAGCATGTCGCGGCGGTGGCACAGGTCGGACAGCGCCCGCAGCCACTCGGGTCGCGCCACATTGATGCCGCCCTCGCCCTGCACGGTCTCGACGATCACCGCGGCGGGCTTGTTGAGGCCGGAGCCCTGGTCCTCCAGGAGCCGCTCGAACCAGAGGAAGTCGGGTACCCGGCCGTCGAGGTAGTTGTCGAACGGCATCGGGGTGCCGTGCACCAGGGGGATGCCGGCCCCGGCCCGCTTGAAGGCGTTGCCGGTGACGGCGAGCGAACCCAGCGACATGCCGTGGAAGGCGTTGGTGAACGAGACGATCGACTCGCGCCCCTTCACCTTGCGGGCCAGCTTCAGCGCGGCCTCGACCGCGTTGGTCCCGGTCGGTCCGGGGAACATCACCTTGTACGGGAGGTCGCGCGGACGCAGCACGTTGTTCTGGAAGGACTCCAGGAAGGCGCGTTTCGCGGTGGTGGCCATGTCGAGGCCGTGGGTGATGCCGTCGCGCTCGATGTAGTCGATCAGCGCGCGCTTCATGACCGGGTTGTTGTGGCCGTAGTTGAGCGATCCCGCGCCGGCGAAGAAGTCCAGGTAGGTGTGGCCGTCCTCGTCGGTCAGCCGGGCGCCCTGCGCACGGTCGAACACCGCGGGCCAGCCGCGACAGTAGCTCCGTACCTCCGACTCCAGGGTCTCGAAGACACTCAGGGCGGGCGGGGTGATGGTCACAGGGGATCTCCTGCTTGCGGGGGGTGTGTGACGGGCGGCGGTGCGGGCGGGCTCGGGCGTGGAACGGGGCGGCGCGAAGGCGCTCACGCGTGGAACGGGCCGATGCGGTACAGGACTTCGGGCAGGTGCGTGTCCTCGGGGAACAGCCCGCCGTCGAAGAGCACCTTGCGTTCCAGGGCCACGTCGTGGCGCTGTGCGTAGGAGGTGAACAGCCGGTCCGACGCGGTGTTGTCCGGGGTGACGGTCGTCTCGACCGAGGCCAGGCCCTGTTCGGCGGCGACCCGCGAGGTCAGCGCGTCCAGCAGCTTGCCCGCCAGGCCGGTGCCGCGGTGGCCGTGGTCGACGGCCACCTGCCAGACGACGAGCGTCCCGGGACGGTCCGGCCGGAGGTATCCCGTCACGAAGGCGATGGGCTCGCCGGCCTCGCCGCGGGCGACCACGGAGGTCGCCGCGAAGTCACGGCACCACAGCAGGTAGCTGTACGAGGAGTTGAGGTCCAGGACCTCGGAGTCGCGGGCTATGCGCCAGATCGCGGCCCCGTCCTCCACTCGTGGGGTGTCGATGGTGATGAATTCGTTTCGGGCACGTGCAAAATCTGCTGGTGCGGCGGTCATGCGAATTGAATTTACCCAGCAAATTCTTAAATTGCATCGACGTGAAGGGTTGGGTGGAGCGGTCCTCTGTGTTATCAGGCGGGCGCGTGCCCTGGCGCGATCCCGATGTGTTTTATCCCGTTTCGTATCTCATTTATCCGTCATAACGGTCGCAGTGTGGAGTCGGTCACATGGACGTAACTCGCGGGCAACGCAACGGAATTGTGTGGAAGGGCCTCCTGGGAAACGGGGTGTTTAGGGTCCGGGAAAGCGGGCAGAAGAATGCGGGGAGCTGCTCTGAATAAGGCAGCTCCCCGCATTTATGAAATATTGGCGTGCCGGTGCGTATTTATTCGCTCGGCCAGGTTTCCGAGACGGCCTTGCGGGCAGCTTCGAAGTCGACCTGCCGGCCCGCATCGGCCAGCGCCGCCCCCAGTGCCGCGAGCGAGGACAGCACCGCGCCCCGCGTCGCGTCCACGCCGTAGTGATTGACCCGGATCATCTCCTTGGACAGTGCACCCCCGCCCGCGATCAGCGGCAAGGACGGGTCGGCCGCGAGTGCCCGTGCGACCAGCTCGGCGGCGTCGACCCCCTCGGGGGCGCGCAGCGTCGTCGCGACCGGCGCCGCCTCCCCGGCCGCGTGCACGTACGGCGAAAGGCCGCCGCCGAGCGCCACCGCGCCCGCACGCGTCGCCGCGGCGGCCGCGGCGTGACGGGCCATCAGCGCGTCCAGGCCCTCGGCCTCGATCCGCTCCACACAGGCCTCCAGCGCCAGCATCTCCAGCTGGGCGGGGGCGTGCAGCAGGGCCTTGCGGCCGCCGTCGATCCAGCGCTCCTTCCAGTCCAGGAGCGAGAGGTACGAGCGGCGCGGAGCCTCGGGGTTGGCGGCGATCCGCTCCCAGGCGCGCCCGCTCACCGACACCGCCGACACCCCGGCCGGGCCACCCATCGCCTTCTGCGCGCCGATCACGCAGAGATCGACGCCCCACACGTCCGGCAGCAGCGGCTCGGCACCCACCGAGGCGACGGCGTCCAGCATGAACAGTGCCCCGTGCGAACGGACCACCTCGCCGATCTCGGCGACCGGATTGGTGTTGCCGGTCGCCGCCTCCGCGTGGACCAGGGAGACGAAGTCGATCTCCGGGTGCTCGGCCAGCGCCCGCGCGACCTGGTCGGCGGTGACCGCCGTGTGGAAGGGAACCGCCAGGTCGACCACATTGGCACCGCAGTCCCGCAGCCAGTTCCCGAAGGTCTGTCCGTACGGCCCGGTGACGACGTTCAGCGCGGTCGAGCCGGGCCGGGCGGCGCCCCGGATGCAGCCTTCGAGGGGGAGCAGCGCCTCGCCCTGCATGATGACGACGTCCTGCTCGGTGGCGAGGAGGCCGGCCACCCGCCGCTCGATGGCCGCGAAGTGCGCGGCGGTGAGCGGGGCGAGGTCGAGGAAGGGGTGCGTCACGGTGGTGCTCTCTTCGGGTCGGGTCGGGTCGGGTCGGTGCGCGGTGGCGCGTACGGGCGATGCTTCTGTCGAAGCGTACCCAGGGCCCCGCGCGCCGCCTCGTACAGTGCTGCCCATGAGTGATCACAAGGCATCGCAGGTGCTGCACGTGAAGGGGCGGGTGCTCGTCGGTCCCGAGGACGTACGGGACGAGCTCTGGGCGATCGACGGACGGATCTCTTACGGGAGACCGGCCGGCGCGGACGGGGCGGTGACCCTCACCGGCTGGGCGCTGCCGGGCCTGGTGGACGCCCACTGCCACGTCGGGCTCGACCACCACGGCGCAGTCGACGCGGCGACCAGCGAGAAGCAGGCCCTCGCCGACCGGGAGGCGGGCGCGCTGCTGCTGCGGGACGCGGGTTCACCGGCCGACACCCGGTGGATCGACGACCGCGAGGACCTGCCGAAGATCATCAGGGCCGGCCGGCACATCGCCAGGCCCCGCAGGTACACCCGGAACTACGCCCATGAGATCGAGCCGGAGGAGCTGGTCGCGTACGTCGCGCAGGAGGCGCGCCGCGGCGACGGCTGGGTGAAGCTGGTCGGCGACTGGATCGACCGGGAGGTGGGCGATCTGACCGCCCTCTGGCCGCGCGACGCGGTCGGGGCGGCCATCGCCGAGGCGCACCGGCTCGGCGCCCGGGTCACCGCGCACTGCTTCGCCGAGGACTCGCTGCGCGATCTCGTCGAGGCCGGGATCGACTGCATCGAGCACGCCACCGGGCTCACCGAGGACACCATTCCGCTGTTCGCCGAGCGCGGGGTCGCGATCGTCCCCACCCTGGTCAACATCGCCACGTTCCCCTCGCTCGCGGCGGGCGGCGACGCCAAGTTCCCCCGCTGGTCGGCCCATATGCGGCGGCTGCACGAGCGGCGCTACGACACGGTGCGCGCCGCGTACGACGCCGGG contains the following coding sequences:
- a CDS encoding SpoIIE family protein phosphatase/ATP-binding protein encodes the protein MRSLTGRHPRSLAGQVFALQVAVVVLLVAASVLALVVQARYNSSTEARNRSVAVAQTFAHSPGILTALKAPDPSRVLQPLTEAGRKAAGVDFIVVMDTKGIRYTHPRPELIGKRAVATLAPALAGHVYTESVNGPLGREVQAIVPVHDHARVVALVIAGMKVKHVTGVVARQMPIILGAGAVALGVATSGTALVARRLRRQTHRLGPAEMTRMYEHHDAVLHAVREGVLIVGEGGRLLLANDEARRLLDLPLDAEGRHIPDLSGLDPGMVELLTSGRAATDEVHLAGSRLLAVSQRPTGRRGGPRGTVATLRDSTELRALSGRAEKARERLRLLYDAGLGIGTTLDVVRTAEELTKIAVPRLADFVTVDLAEPVLHGAEPTHTDMDMRRTAVRGIRDDHPLYEVGQLINFLPSTPQARAFATGRPELAPDLSDEPGWLSQDPERTRTIVDYGIHSLITVPLQARGVILGMANFWRSEKPQPFEEDDLSLAEELVARAAVSIDNARRYTREHAMAVTLQRSLLPRALPEQSALDVAHRYLPALSGVSGDWFDVIPLPGSRVALVVGDVVGHGLHAAATMGRLRTAVHNFSTLDLPPDEILSHLDDLIGRIDQEEAESGADAGIIGATCVYAIYDPVSRHCAMARAGHPLPALVRPDGSVSFPDLPAGPPLGLGGMPFETAELEVAEGTQFILYTDGLIEDRTRDIDVGLELLRETVAGHPDRSPEESCQAVLDALLPSRPKDDVALLIARTRAIPPDRVADWDVPFDPAAVAGMRAVVAEKLDDWGLSELAFATELVLSELITNAIRYGSAPVTVRLLHDRTLTCEVADSSSTSPHLRYAAAMDEGGRGLFLVARLAERWGTRYTSQGKVIWAEMALPRPDGSADGTAWLDILDAEL
- a CDS encoding VOC family protein — its product is MTSLVRHITIDCADAYGLAGFWAGVLGARISDGDAPGDPEALVESPGAALLFISVPEPKSAKNRVHLDIQPQDRTRDEEVERLLGLGATLVADHRRPDGRGWATLADPEGNEFCVECGAAERAALTGTRLPVTADDVTTAVRLAVAALQESPVENWDVPAGSLEWSCWETAEHLSDDLFSYATQLGPQRPALDAYVPYRWSPEREGGPWNAVFADRSAGPAGLLRTLEASGALLAAMVRTASPELRSYHSYGVSDPEGFAAMGIVETLVHTHDLAASLGVAWTPPAGLCDRVLARLFPDAPEDADRWAVLCWATGRAELPGRPRVTSWKWHSAPLDESGRE
- the thpD gene encoding ectoine hydroxylase, with translation MTTDVRADLYPTRGTAEMTTPRQDPVIWSAPGAPGPVGVKDLQAFERDGFLSVDGMITADEVAVLHTELERLIADPAVRADERSIIEPKSQKVRSVFEVHRISEVFARLVSDERVVGRARQILGSDVYVHQSRINVKPGFGASGFYWHSDFETWHAEDGLPNMRAVSVSIALTENHDTNGGLMIMPGSHKSFLGCAGETPKDNYKQSLKMQDAGTPSDEALTKMADRHGIKLFTGKAGSATWFDCNCMHGSGDNITPYPRSNVFIVFNSVENAAGEPFSAPARRPEFIGARDFTPVR
- a CDS encoding ectoine synthase — encoded protein: MIVRSFRDIENTDRHVKAASGTWESKRIVLAQEKVGFSLHETTMYAGTETSMWYANHIEAVLCVEGEAELTDDETGEKHWITPGTMYLLDGHEHHTMRPKTDFRCVCVFNPPVTGREEHDENGVYPLLTEEG
- the ectB gene encoding diaminobutyrate--2-oxoglutarate transaminase; this translates as MTITPPALSVFETLESEVRSYCRGWPAVFDRAQGARLTDEDGHTYLDFFAGAGSLNYGHNNPVMKRALIDYIERDGITHGLDMATTAKRAFLESFQNNVLRPRDLPYKVMFPGPTGTNAVEAALKLARKVKGRESIVSFTNAFHGMSLGSLAVTGNAFKRAGAGIPLVHGTPMPFDNYLDGRVPDFLWFERLLEDQGSGLNKPAAVIVETVQGEGGINVARPEWLRALSDLCHRRDMLLIVDDIQMGCGRTGAFFSFEEAGITPDIVTLSKSISGYGLPMSLCLFNPELDIWGPGEHNGTFRGNNPAFVTATAALDAYWADGQMEKQTLARGEQVEQTLLAICDEHTRLGARFRGRGLVWGMEFTDASRAAAICARAFELGLLVETSGPRSEVVKLLPPLTVTPEELDEGLRTLARAVRDTA
- the ectA gene encoding diaminobutyrate acetyltransferase gives rise to the protein MTAAPADFARARNEFITIDTPRVEDGAAIWRIARDSEVLDLNSSYSYLLWCRDFAATSVVARGEAGEPIAFVTGYLRPDRPGTLVVWQVAVDHGHRGTGLAGKLLDALTSRVAAEQGLASVETTVTPDNTASDRLFTSYAQRHDVALERKVLFDGGLFPEDTHLPEVLYRIGPFHA
- a CDS encoding alanine--glyoxylate aminotransferase family protein: MTHPFLDLAPLTAAHFAAIERRVAGLLATEQDVVIMQGEALLPLEGCIRGAARPGSTALNVVTGPYGQTFGNWLRDCGANVVDLAVPFHTAVTADQVARALAEHPEIDFVSLVHAEAATGNTNPVAEIGEVVRSHGALFMLDAVASVGAEPLLPDVWGVDLCVIGAQKAMGGPAGVSAVSVSGRAWERIAANPEAPRRSYLSLLDWKERWIDGGRKALLHAPAQLEMLALEACVERIEAEGLDALMARHAAAAAATRAGAVALGGGLSPYVHAAGEAAPVATTLRAPEGVDAAELVARALAADPSLPLIAGGGALSKEMIRVNHYGVDATRGAVLSSLAALGAALADAGRQVDFEAARKAVSETWPSE
- a CDS encoding amidohydrolase family protein translates to MSDHKASQVLHVKGRVLVGPEDVRDELWAIDGRISYGRPAGADGAVTLTGWALPGLVDAHCHVGLDHHGAVDAATSEKQALADREAGALLLRDAGSPADTRWIDDREDLPKIIRAGRHIARPRRYTRNYAHEIEPEELVAYVAQEARRGDGWVKLVGDWIDREVGDLTALWPRDAVGAAIAEAHRLGARVTAHCFAEDSLRDLVEAGIDCIEHATGLTEDTIPLFAERGVAIVPTLVNIATFPSLAAGGDAKFPRWSAHMRRLHERRYDTVRAAYDAGIPVFVGTDAGGVLAHGLVADEVAELVKAGIPALDALSATTWGARQWLGRPVLEEGAPADLVVYDEDPRADVRVLAAPRRVVLNGRVIG